A genomic region of Blattabacterium cuenoti contains the following coding sequences:
- the cobA gene encoding uroporphyrinogen-III C-methyltransferase, which translates to MKKVIFISAGPGDPDLITIKAVYHLRKSEVILVDRLVSPEILKKYSNSKRKIIYVGKRSTYCSSSRNENPLYLTQKKINDIMIYHALQGKYVVRLKGGDVSIFSNIMDELIELKKYDISYEIIPGVTAAVGAAAYTGIPLTARGYASSVRFITLHDPNSIRQDQWIEFMKTSDTLVFYMCIQKLDYIFDKLIMNKRNIYTDKLVAIVEQATTPMQKVYTSSLYNCKELIRKEKKFLSPSLVIIGKTVNLHRKFKWTSDLYFFPKKNYFVS; encoded by the coding sequence ATGAAAAAGGTTATTTTTATTTCCGCAGGTCCAGGAGATCCTGATTTGATAACTATTAAAGCCGTTTATCATTTAAGAAAATCCGAAGTGATATTAGTAGATCGTCTTGTCAGTCCTGAAATACTAAAAAAATATTCAAATTCTAAAAGAAAAATTATTTATGTAGGAAAACGCTCTACATATTGTAGTAGTAGTAGAAATGAGAATCCATTATATCTGACTCAAAAAAAAATCAATGACATTATGATTTATCATGCTTTGCAAGGAAAATATGTAGTTAGACTAAAAGGGGGAGATGTTTCTATTTTTTCTAATATTATGGATGAATTAATTGAATTAAAAAAATATGATATTTCTTATGAAATCATTCCAGGAGTTACTGCAGCTGTAGGTGCTGCTGCTTACACAGGGATTCCTCTTACAGCAAGGGGATACGCTTCTTCAGTTCGTTTTATTACACTTCATGATCCAAACTCTATTCGTCAAGATCAATGGATTGAATTTATGAAGACTTCGGATACGTTAGTATTTTATATGTGTATTCAAAAATTGGACTATATTTTTGATAAATTGATAATGAATAAAAGAAATATTTATACAGATAAATTGGTAGCAATAGTGGAACAAGCTACTACACCGATGCAAAAGGTCTATACAAGTTCCCTTTACAATTGTAAAGAATTAATAAGAAAAGAAAAAAAATTTTTATCTCCATCTTTAGTAATTATAGGAAAAACGGTCAATTTACATAGAAAATTTAAATGGACTTCTGATCTATATTTTTTTCCTAAAAAAAATTATTTTGTGTCTTAA
- the cysK gene encoding cysteine synthase A, with amino-acid sequence MKAESILHTIGNTPHVCLLRLYPNHKVWMKLEKNNPGGSIKDRIALSMIEDAEKKGILKNGDTIIEPTSGNTGVGLAMVSAVKGYRLILVMPESMSVERRKIFSVYGAKFVLTPREEGMKGAIQKAEELVNSIPNSWMPKQFDNISNSNIHKYTTAKEILESFPDGIDYFITGVGTGGHITGIGEVLKKKFPTIKIFSVEPIESSVIFGGTPNPHALQGLGAGFIPSILNIKILDGTFLVSKEEAFSYVRKVAKKEGILVGISTGAVLSAIAKKLSNFSENSTILTFNYDTGERYLSVEDLFDS; translated from the coding sequence ATGAAAGCAGAAAGTATCTTGCATACTATTGGAAATACACCTCATGTATGTCTTCTTCGTTTATATCCAAATCATAAAGTTTGGATGAAGCTGGAAAAAAATAATCCAGGAGGAAGCATTAAGGATCGAATAGCATTATCCATGATCGAGGATGCAGAGAAAAAAGGAATTCTTAAGAATGGAGATACTATCATTGAGCCTACTTCTGGAAATACTGGAGTTGGATTGGCAATGGTATCTGCTGTGAAAGGATATCGTCTTATTTTAGTAATGCCTGAATCTATGAGTGTTGAAAGAAGAAAAATTTTTTCAGTTTATGGAGCAAAATTTGTTCTTACTCCTAGAGAAGAAGGAATGAAGGGAGCTATTCAAAAAGCGGAAGAGTTGGTGAATTCTATTCCAAATTCATGGATGCCAAAACAATTCGACAATATTTCTAATTCTAATATACATAAATATACTACGGCTAAGGAAATTTTAGAATCATTTCCTGATGGAATTGATTATTTTATTACAGGAGTAGGAACTGGAGGACATATTACTGGAATAGGAGAAGTATTAAAGAAAAAATTTCCAACTATAAAGATATTTTCTGTAGAACCTATAGAATCTTCGGTAATATTTGGGGGGACACCTAATCCTCATGCATTACAAGGGTTAGGTGCAGGTTTTATTCCATCCATTTTAAATATTAAAATACTAGATGGAACTTTTTTAGTATCTAAAGAAGAAGCATTTAGTTATGTTCGTAAGGTGGCAAAGAAAGAAGGAATTTTGGTAGGAATTTCTACAGGAGCTGTATTGTCTGCTATTGCGAAAAAATTATCCAATTTTTCTGAAAATTCGACAATACTGACATTTAATTATGATACTGGAGAGAGATATTTATCTGTGGAAGATCTTTTTGATTCATAA
- a CDS encoding serine O-acetyltransferase, translated as MSNSDFLNNLFENKKKGFYPFPHKKMSEKFVEGLFHLLFTPDQNILENRKSLNKNYQILQHELHHILLELNFEENQSKTFTKNFFEKIPNIYQTLVTDANAILDFDPAATVIEEIYLSYPGFFATALYRMAHQLWILKVPILPRLITEYAHSKTGVDIHAAAEIGKAFVIDHGTGIVIGSSTKIGNKVKIYQGVTLGAVYVDKKLANKKRHPTIEDKVTIYAGATILGGETIVGHDSVIGGNVWVTHSIPPYSIVYQKSEIRMRNNNPFPDPINYMI; from the coding sequence ATGTCTAATTCAGATTTTTTAAATAATTTGTTTGAAAATAAAAAAAAAGGATTTTATCCTTTTCCTCATAAAAAGATGTCCGAAAAATTTGTAGAAGGTTTATTTCATCTACTTTTTACCCCTGATCAGAATATTTTAGAAAACAGAAAATCTTTAAATAAAAATTATCAAATATTACAACACGAGTTGCATCATATTCTTTTAGAATTAAATTTTGAAGAAAATCAATCAAAAACATTTACAAAAAATTTTTTTGAAAAAATTCCTAATATTTATCAAACATTAGTGACAGATGCTAATGCTATTTTAGATTTTGATCCAGCTGCAACCGTAATAGAAGAAATTTATTTGTCATATCCCGGATTTTTTGCTACTGCATTATATAGAATGGCTCATCAACTGTGGATTTTAAAAGTTCCAATTCTCCCTCGACTAATAACAGAATATGCTCATAGTAAAACGGGTGTCGATATTCATGCCGCTGCAGAAATCGGAAAAGCTTTTGTGATAGATCATGGAACAGGAATAGTGATAGGATCTAGTACGAAAATAGGAAATAAAGTGAAAATATATCAGGGGGTCACTTTAGGAGCTGTTTATGTAGATAAAAAATTAGCAAATAAGAAACGTCATCCTACTATAGAAGATAAAGTTACTATTTATGCTGGAGCTACTATATTGGGAGGAGAGACGATAGTTGGACATGATAGTGTTATTGGTGGAAATGTATGGGTCACACATAGTATCCCTCCATATTCTATAGTTTATCAAAAAAGCGAAATAAGGATGCGAAATAACAATCCTTTTCCCGATCCTATTAACTATATGATATAA
- a CDS encoding sulfate adenylyltransferase subunit 1, which yields MDSLRFITSGSVDNGKSTLIGRLLYDSHSVLTDQLSMITEKHVDNENQIDLSLLTDGLRAEREQGITIDVAYKYFSTSKRKFIIADTPGHFQYTRNMVTGASHADLAIILVDARYGIVEQIQRHSLILGLLNIPKIILAINKMDLIGYDYEIYKDIIRQYQITAHRVGLKNIETIPISAKNGDNVVDKSSNMKWYRGPSILSLLENIWIQKEPHLEPSRFPIQYIIRSRELNNYLRGYAGKIISGIYRKGDEIIVYPTNLHTKIKYMEMGGKRIEEAFAPQSIIMYLEDQIDISRGDILVKNDDDQPKVSQDFYAVLCWMENSRLKRKKRYLFQIHSFQIPIVITDIIYRINVNTFQKERNPDNVGLNDLVKVRIKTSKPIPFDSYKKIRDNGASILIDETSYATIAACMIE from the coding sequence ATGGATAGTTTAAGGTTCATCACATCAGGGAGTGTAGATAATGGAAAGAGTACTCTTATTGGACGTTTATTATATGATAGTCATTCTGTATTGACAGATCAATTATCTATGATTACGGAAAAACATGTGGATAATGAAAATCAAATAGATTTATCATTGTTAACAGATGGGTTAAGAGCTGAAAGAGAACAGGGCATAACTATTGATGTGGCTTATAAATATTTTTCTACATCTAAAAGAAAATTTATTATAGCAGATACTCCAGGACATTTTCAATATACTAGAAATATGGTAACGGGTGCTTCTCACGCAGATTTAGCAATTATATTGGTAGATGCTCGTTATGGAATAGTAGAACAAATACAAAGACATTCTTTAATTCTCGGATTATTGAATATTCCAAAAATTATTTTAGCTATTAATAAAATGGATTTGATTGGTTATGATTATGAAATATACAAAGATATAATTCGTCAATATCAAATCACTGCTCATAGAGTCGGTTTGAAAAATATAGAAACAATTCCGATTAGTGCAAAAAATGGAGATAATGTAGTAGATAAATCTTCCAATATGAAATGGTATAGAGGCCCTAGCATTCTTTCCTTGCTAGAAAATATATGGATTCAAAAAGAACCTCATTTAGAACCATCTAGATTTCCAATTCAGTATATTATTCGATCAAGAGAACTTAATAATTACTTACGTGGATATGCAGGGAAAATTATCAGTGGTATTTATAGAAAAGGAGATGAAATCATTGTTTATCCCACTAATTTGCACACAAAAATAAAGTATATGGAAATGGGTGGAAAACGAATTGAAGAAGCATTTGCTCCTCAAAGCATAATTATGTATTTAGAAGATCAAATAGATATCTCTCGTGGTGATATTCTTGTAAAGAATGACGATGATCAACCTAAGGTCTCTCAAGATTTTTATGCTGTTCTTTGTTGGATGGAGAATAGTCGTTTGAAACGAAAAAAAAGATATTTATTTCAAATTCACAGTTTTCAAATTCCAATTGTGATTACAGATATTATTTATCGCATAAATGTGAATACTTTTCAAAAAGAGAGAAATCCAGATAATGTAGGATTAAATGATTTAGTAAAAGTGAGAATAAAAACATCCAAACCAATTCCTTTTGATTCTTATAAAAAGATAAGAGATAATGGAGCTTCTATTTTGATAGATGAAACGAGTTATGCCACAATAGCCGCTTGTATGATCGAGTAA
- the cysD gene encoding sulfate adenylyltransferase subunit CysD translates to MKTYYLNYLEQLESETIHIYREVAGQFDRPALLFSGGKDSILLVHLALKAFRPGKLPFPLVHIDTGYNFPETLDFRDFLVKNIEEKIIVRKVEDTIIRKNLSEPKGRFPNRNILQSYTLIDTIEEFQFDACIGGGRRDEEKARSKERIFSIRNEFGSWDPKLQRPELWNVYNGKIRNGENIRVFPISNWTELDVWNYIQKEDILLPSIYFSHQRDAFNFQGKWMAISKFIQPNPDEVICRKNLRYRTIGDMTCTAAIESNAKNVEQIIQELLDTRISERGQTRIDDSLSDTAMEDRKKQGYF, encoded by the coding sequence ATGAAAACTTATTATTTAAACTATTTGGAACAATTAGAATCAGAAACCATTCATATTTATAGGGAAGTAGCAGGACAATTTGATAGACCGGCTTTATTATTTTCAGGAGGTAAAGATTCTATTTTATTAGTTCATTTAGCTTTAAAAGCTTTTAGACCAGGAAAGTTACCATTTCCTTTGGTACACATTGATACGGGATATAATTTTCCTGAAACATTAGACTTTAGAGATTTTTTAGTGAAAAATATTGAAGAAAAAATTATTGTACGTAAAGTAGAGGACACTATAATACGTAAGAATTTATCTGAACCTAAAGGAAGATTTCCCAACAGAAATATTTTACAATCTTATACACTTATAGATACAATTGAAGAATTTCAATTTGATGCATGTATTGGTGGCGGACGCAGGGATGAAGAAAAAGCGAGATCTAAAGAAAGGATTTTTTCCATTCGAAATGAATTTGGATCTTGGGATCCAAAATTACAAAGACCTGAATTGTGGAATGTTTACAATGGAAAAATACGAAATGGAGAAAATATACGTGTTTTTCCCATTAGTAATTGGACCGAATTAGATGTATGGAATTATATACAAAAAGAAGATATTTTATTACCTTCTATTTATTTTTCACATCAAAGAGATGCTTTTAATTTTCAAGGAAAATGGATGGCCATATCGAAATTCATTCAACCTAATCCAGATGAAGTCATCTGTAGAAAAAACTTACGGTATCGTACTATAGGAGATATGACTTGTACAGCAGCCATTGAGTCAAATGCAAAAAATGTAGAACAAATCATTCAAGAACTTTTAGATACGAGAATAAGTGAAAGAGGTCAGACAAGAATTGATGATTCTCTATCGGATACTGCTATGGAAGATCGAAAAAAACAAGGATATTTTTAA
- a CDS encoding phosphoadenylyl-sulfate reductase encodes MKLRNPSEKCLSDIAKKIESFSIEEKLKILSEIFPERIVFSTSFNIEDQLISHFILNGKIPIKIFTLDTGRIFKETYQVWSDTNKFYNYSISAYYPDTKKLEKFLSEKGPNSFYENVQNRMKCCFLRKVEPLKRALQGNAIWVTGLRSEHSIERKNLNFLEWDSNYQLIKYHPLFNWKSDQIIKLIKKYNIPYNRLYNNGYLSIGCAPCTRSVKSGESYRSGRWWWEENSVKKECGLHLKNIRN; translated from the coding sequence ATGAAATTGCGAAATCCATCCGAGAAATGTTTGTCTGATATTGCTAAAAAAATTGAATCTTTTTCTATAGAAGAAAAGTTAAAAATTCTTTCAGAGATTTTTCCTGAAAGAATAGTTTTTTCTACCAGTTTTAACATTGAAGATCAATTGATTTCTCATTTTATTCTAAATGGAAAAATTCCTATAAAAATATTCACCCTAGATACGGGTAGGATTTTTAAAGAAACTTATCAAGTTTGGTCAGATACAAATAAGTTTTACAATTATTCCATTTCTGCATATTATCCGGATACTAAAAAATTAGAAAAATTTTTATCCGAAAAAGGACCTAATTCTTTTTATGAAAACGTTCAAAATAGAATGAAATGTTGTTTTCTACGAAAAGTAGAACCCTTAAAAAGGGCTTTGCAAGGAAATGCAATTTGGGTTACTGGATTACGTTCAGAACATTCTATTGAAAGAAAAAATTTAAATTTTTTAGAATGGGATTCTAATTATCAATTAATAAAATATCATCCTCTTTTTAATTGGAAGTCCGACCAAATAATAAAACTTATTAAAAAATATAACATTCCTTATAATCGTTTATATAATAATGGGTATTTAAGTATAGGATGTGCACCATGTACACGTTCGGTTAAAAGTGGAGAAAGTTATCGTAGTGGACGATGGTGGTGGGAAGAGAATTCTGTAAAGAAAGAGTGTGGATTACACTTAAAAAATATAAGAAATTAA
- a CDS encoding AMP-binding protein produces MEYKEYFLGMWIYFSSNKISVTNLVLKGHPLYQWQESILSFLKNWNEKNQTVLMGFTSGTTGNPKRIFMKKKWMYESAKRTVNFLNLKKRGTIGLLCLSPDSIASKMFLIRAMIFQWNIYCIPPSSTPLENIEEFFDIASMVPMQVFSSINHLYKIRIVLIGGSSVSVELEERLQKISTICYATYGMTETLGHIALRKINGLDRVPYFQSFDDVYLSIDKRNCLGIYNMESFIQTNDMVHLISDHEFNWIGRFDNIINSGGIKILPELIEKEIYSFIPSHRRFLISSIPDKILGEKIVLIIEGSFFSVKIPQHVFIGKKKFYKPRAIFFVKNFIENSFGKLKRKEIRNFVIKNLLLNE; encoded by the coding sequence ATGGAATATAAAGAGTATTTTCTAGGAATGTGGATTTATTTTTCTTCAAATAAAATATCTGTTACTAATTTAGTTTTAAAAGGACATCCATTGTATCAATGGCAAGAATCTATTCTTTCTTTTTTAAAGAATTGGAATGAAAAAAATCAAACAGTATTAATGGGTTTTACTTCTGGAACCACGGGTAATCCTAAAAGGATTTTTATGAAAAAAAAATGGATGTATGAATCGGCAAAAAGAACCGTAAATTTTTTAAATCTCAAAAAAAGAGGAACTATAGGTTTATTATGTCTATCTCCAGATTCTATAGCGAGTAAAATGTTTTTGATACGTGCAATGATATTTCAGTGGAATATCTATTGTATTCCGCCATCATCTACTCCATTAGAAAATATTGAAGAATTTTTTGATATTGCATCCATGGTACCTATGCAAGTTTTTTCAAGTATAAATCATTTGTATAAAATCCGAATTGTTTTGATAGGGGGCAGTTCTGTTTCTGTTGAATTAGAAGAAAGATTACAAAAAATATCAACGATATGTTATGCTACCTATGGAATGACAGAAACATTGGGTCATATAGCCTTGAGAAAGATTAATGGATTAGATCGTGTTCCATATTTTCAATCATTCGATGATGTCTATCTAAGTATAGATAAAAGGAATTGTTTAGGGATATATAATATGGAATCCTTTATTCAAACCAATGATATGGTTCATTTGATTTCTGATCATGAATTTAATTGGATAGGTAGATTTGATAATATTATTAATAGTGGAGGGATTAAAATACTTCCTGAATTAATAGAAAAGGAAATATATTCATTTATTCCTTCTCATAGAAGATTTTTAATTTCTTCAATTCCCGATAAAATTTTGGGAGAAAAAATAGTATTAATTATTGAGGGTAGTTTTTTTTCTGTTAAAATACCTCAACATGTGTTTATTGGAAAAAAAAAATTTTATAAACCGAGAGCAATTTTTTTCGTAAAAAATTTTATAGAAAATTCTTTTGGAAAATTGAAAAGGAAAGAAATAAGGAATTTTGTAATAAAAAATCTTCTTCTTAATGAATAA
- a CDS encoding enolase C-terminal domain-like protein codes for MMVRSELKKYQFFFKEKVKNANKTFDYSIIWFLIIKKEEKIGVGECNPLLEKVTNLNFYEKELLFVSRKINAIKKTEIDYYRSYISYSSILFGLEQAFLYLKKKFPILYDSKFTNGKIGLSINSLIWYSSIKNTEHEIEKEIFQGFSFIKMKISPIFFHNQYLYFLLKKIQNQYPYIKISMDANGSFKRKEDTLSCINKLCDINIIHSVEQPIRSGNWKEMSTICKVSKIPIALDEELIGINDLKLKKRLLDTIKPQYIVLKPSVCGGFSGCKEWILEANKRGIVWWISSSLDSHIGINTMAQWTFKIEQKYKNSRGIHGLNVGYFYNDLFSPIYIKKGFIWYNPLHQWNIKSIF; via the coding sequence ATGATGGTAAGATCTGAACTAAAAAAATATCAATTTTTTTTCAAAGAAAAAGTGAAAAATGCCAATAAGACATTTGATTATAGTATAATCTGGTTTTTGATTATAAAAAAAGAAGAAAAAATAGGAGTTGGAGAATGCAATCCACTATTGGAAAAAGTAACTAATTTAAATTTTTACGAAAAAGAATTGTTGTTTGTTTCTAGAAAAATAAACGCTATAAAGAAAACAGAAATCGATTATTATCGTTCTTATATTTCTTATTCTTCGATTTTATTTGGATTGGAACAGGCTTTTTTGTATTTAAAGAAAAAGTTTCCAATTTTATATGATTCTAAATTTACTAATGGTAAAATAGGGCTTTCTATAAATAGTTTGATATGGTATTCTTCTATAAAGAATACAGAACATGAAATAGAAAAGGAAATATTTCAAGGATTCTCATTCATCAAAATGAAAATAAGTCCAATTTTTTTTCATAATCAATACTTGTATTTTTTGTTAAAAAAAATTCAAAATCAATATCCATATATAAAAATATCAATGGATGCAAATGGTTCTTTTAAAAGGAAAGAAGATACTTTATCCTGTATAAATAAGCTTTGTGATATAAATATTATTCATTCGGTAGAACAACCTATACGATCTGGGAATTGGAAAGAAATGTCTACAATATGCAAAGTATCAAAAATCCCCATAGCATTAGATGAAGAATTAATAGGTATTAATGATTTAAAATTGAAAAAAAGATTGTTGGATACGATAAAACCTCAATATATAGTGTTAAAACCAAGTGTATGTGGAGGGTTTTCCGGATGTAAAGAATGGATATTAGAAGCTAATAAAAGAGGAATAGTATGGTGGATTAGTTCTTCTTTGGATAGTCATATAGGAATTAATACGATGGCTCAATGGACCTTTAAAATTGAACAAAAATATAAAAATAGTAGAGGAATACATGGGTTAAATGTAGGATATTTTTATAATGATCTTTTTTCTCCTATTTATATAAAAAAAGGTTTTATTTGGTACAATCCTTTGCATCAATGGAATATAAAGAGTATTTTCTAG
- a CDS encoding metal-dependent hydrolase, whose translation MKITFFTHSTCLLEIEKIYLLIDPFFSDNPIFKKNTSLLNNTIRQFNKVDYILITHAHNDHICDVELFAKKLNSMVISNYEISNFFEKKGLKTYGINYGSFISFPFGKLKYVWAVHSSVFNDGTYGGNPGGFLLHTKKGNIYISGDTSLTKEMSLIPTFGKLKISILPIGGVYTMDVEEAIMASNFLQCNKILGVHYDTFESIEIDKEQAKNKFFENGKELFLLKMGESIRV comes from the coding sequence ATGAAAATAACTTTTTTTACACATAGTACATGTCTATTAGAAATAGAAAAAATCTATTTGTTAATAGATCCATTTTTTTCGGATAACCCTATATTCAAAAAAAATACATCATTACTAAATAACACTATTCGTCAATTTAATAAAGTTGATTACATTTTAATCACTCACGCACATAATGATCATATATGTGATGTTGAATTATTTGCAAAAAAGTTAAATTCTATGGTGATTTCAAACTATGAAATATCCAATTTTTTTGAAAAAAAAGGATTAAAAACTTATGGAATAAATTATGGATCTTTTATATCTTTTCCGTTTGGAAAATTAAAGTATGTTTGGGCCGTTCATTCTAGTGTTTTTAATGATGGAACTTATGGAGGAAATCCTGGAGGTTTTCTTTTACATACAAAAAAAGGAAATATATATATATCCGGAGATACTTCTTTGACAAAAGAAATGAGTCTCATTCCTACTTTTGGAAAATTAAAAATATCTATTCTTCCTATAGGAGGTGTTTATACTATGGATGTAGAAGAAGCTATTATGGCTTCAAATTTTCTGCAGTGTAATAAAATATTGGGAGTGCATTACGACACTTTTGAATCTATAGAAATTGATAAAGAACAGGCAAAAAATAAATTTTTTGAAAATGGAAAAGAATTATTTTTATTAAAAATGGGAGAATCTATAAGGGTATAA
- the menA gene encoding 1,4-dihydroxy-2-naphthoate octaprenyltransferase — MKLKYWFYAIRFQTLLLSFSGITLSFLISKSQGFGDFITYFQCLFTAILLQILANFSNDYGDSIQGIDNNHRIGPKRIVQRGLISLLAMKRAINIFSILSFLSGIFLIYKSLNTKGVFIFLIYFMGLLICIYSSIKYTIGPYPYGYVGMGDLFVLIFFGLVSVEGSYFLYTYVFSSEMLFLSLSIGFLSLSVLNVNNMRDIKNDYKNGKYTIAGILGIKYAKLYHIFSILISLFLGGWFIYLTYKNIYQWFFFILSIPFFAQHLKKIFFMKNYKGFTSELKKLVLITFFYSMCIGFGSFIY; from the coding sequence ATGAAATTAAAATATTGGTTTTATGCCATTCGTTTTCAAACATTACTCCTTTCTTTTTCCGGAATTACTTTAAGTTTTTTAATTTCTAAATCTCAAGGATTTGGAGATTTTATTACTTACTTTCAGTGTCTTTTTACTGCTATATTATTGCAAATATTGGCTAATTTTTCAAATGATTATGGAGATAGCATTCAAGGAATAGATAATAATCATCGAATTGGACCAAAAAGAATTGTTCAAAGAGGGTTAATTTCTTTGTTAGCTATGAAAAGAGCTATAAATATATTTTCTATATTATCTTTTTTATCCGGTATATTTTTAATTTACAAATCTTTAAATACAAAAGGTGTTTTTATTTTTCTAATTTATTTTATGGGTCTTTTAATTTGCATATATAGTTCAATCAAATATACTATTGGCCCTTATCCATATGGATATGTGGGAATGGGAGATTTATTTGTTTTGATTTTTTTTGGTTTAGTTTCTGTAGAAGGAAGTTATTTTTTGTATACTTATGTATTTTCCTCGGAAATGCTTTTTTTATCATTATCAATAGGATTTTTGAGTCTTTCTGTTTTAAATGTTAATAATATGAGAGATATAAAAAATGATTATAAAAATGGAAAATATACAATAGCTGGAATATTAGGTATTAAATATGCAAAATTATATCATATTTTTTCTATATTAATTTCTCTATTTTTAGGAGGATGGTTTATTTATTTAACTTACAAAAATATTTATCAATGGTTTTTTTTTATATTAAGTATTCCTTTTTTTGCACAACATTTAAAGAAAATTTTTTTCATGAAAAATTATAAGGGTTTTACTTCAGAATTAAAAAAATTAGTTTTAATTACTTTTTTTTATTCCATGTGTATAGGATTTGGAAGCTTTATTTATTAA
- the menB gene encoding 1,4-dihydroxy-2-naphthoyl-CoA synthase yields the protein MHSTINWISIKKYEDILFLFWKGISKIEINRPECHNAFRVETVKEMIDAIDICYDRKDIDVLIITGSGNKSFCSGGDQKTRGYGGYLGKDGIPRLNILDFYKKIREIPKPVIAMVNGFAVGGGHVLHVVCDLTIASDHAIFSQVGPKVGSFDGGFGSSYLARHIGQKRTREMWFLCKKYSAEEAFKMGLINKVVPLNDLEKTTIEWCQTIQKRSPMSLRMIKRCLNAELDGQHGLMQLAGDATLMFYLTEESREGKDAFLEKRNPNFKKFPRFL from the coding sequence ATGCATTCTACAATAAATTGGATTTCAATAAAAAAATATGAAGATATTTTATTTCTTTTTTGGAAAGGAATCTCTAAAATAGAAATAAATCGGCCTGAATGTCATAATGCTTTTCGTGTAGAAACTGTGAAAGAAATGATCGATGCTATAGATATATGTTATGATAGAAAAGATATTGATGTATTGATTATTACTGGATCTGGAAATAAATCTTTTTGTTCTGGAGGAGATCAAAAAACTAGGGGTTATGGTGGATATTTAGGAAAAGATGGAATTCCTAGATTAAATATTTTAGATTTTTATAAGAAAATAAGAGAAATACCTAAACCAGTCATTGCAATGGTCAATGGTTTTGCTGTGGGAGGAGGACATGTTTTACATGTAGTTTGTGATTTAACTATAGCATCAGATCATGCTATTTTTAGTCAAGTTGGACCTAAAGTAGGATCTTTTGACGGAGGGTTCGGTTCTTCTTATTTAGCACGTCATATTGGTCAGAAAAGAACGCGAGAAATGTGGTTTTTGTGTAAAAAATATTCTGCAGAAGAGGCATTCAAAATGGGTTTGATTAATAAAGTAGTTCCTTTGAATGATTTAGAAAAAACAACTATAGAATGGTGTCAAACGATACAAAAGAGAAGTCCAATGTCTTTAAGAATGATTAAACGTTGTTTAAATGCAGAATTAGATGGACAACATGGATTAATGCAATTAGCTGGAGATGCTACTTTAATGTTTTATTTAACGGAAGAATCTAGAGAAGGAAAAGATGCTTTTTTAGAAAAAAGAAATCCAAATTTTAAGAAATTTCCAAGATTTTTATGA